A stretch of Anaeromyxobacter dehalogenans 2CP-1 DNA encodes these proteins:
- a CDS encoding TetR/AcrR family transcriptional regulator produces MAENQLQRPPDWCVGKRQQILDGARKVFQEHGYERASVDVIAARSGVSKATLYNHFHDKSALFVACFEQGSNQMQADLEALFAETSDDLESALQAAGERLLGKFLSSEAVALYRSALDGFRLPDIGKMLYERGPRVTHELIAAALSRWAARGLLRLDDPYYAAVQFVNLCHGDVMMRLHLGVLQEASPDDVRATVRRAVQTFLRAFRP; encoded by the coding sequence ATGGCTGAAAATCAGCTCCAGAGACCCCCCGATTGGTGCGTTGGCAAGCGCCAGCAGATCCTTGATGGGGCGCGCAAGGTGTTCCAGGAGCACGGGTACGAGCGGGCCAGCGTGGACGTGATCGCCGCCCGAAGCGGTGTCTCCAAGGCCACCCTCTACAACCATTTCCACGACAAGAGCGCGCTGTTCGTCGCCTGCTTCGAACAGGGCTCGAACCAGATGCAGGCCGACCTCGAGGCGCTGTTCGCCGAGACGAGCGACGACCTCGAGTCGGCCCTCCAGGCCGCGGGGGAGCGCCTGCTCGGGAAGTTCCTCTCCAGCGAGGCGGTGGCGCTGTACCGGAGCGCGCTCGACGGGTTCCGCCTGCCCGACATCGGGAAGATGCTGTACGAGCGCGGCCCGCGGGTCACGCACGAGCTCATCGCCGCGGCGCTCTCGCGCTGGGCGGCGCGCGGCCTGCTGCGGCTCGACGATCCGTACTACGCGGCGGTGCAGTTCGTGAACCTGTGCCACGGCGACGTGATGATGCGCCTGCACCTGGGCGTGCTGCAGGAGGCCTCGCCGGACGACGTCCGTGCCACGGTGCGCCGCGCGGTGCAGACGTTCCTGCGCGCCTTCCGCCCGTGA
- a CDS encoding alpha-amylase family glycosyl hydrolase produces MTPARSPRRTPLALLAAIALAALACGGGSTPPPPVDVSPVPAADPGSALPDGWERGPFAEIYVRGYQDSDGDGVGDLRGLASRLDHLADLGVRGIWLMPVTASQDHDHGYAVADYRGVEPGYGTLEDLDALVAAAHARGIGVILDYVMNHSAATNPLFLNSADDKSNPYRGWYVWRSSQPSGWSVYGGNPWRQSGTGWYYAPFATNMPDFDLANPAVAAYHADSQRFWLNRGVDGFRFDAVGMLYENGPGAWNDQPENYVRMAEVRALLDGYERRFMVCEGPDDPAGFTAACGSAFAFGLQSDVMGAARGDAAAVARVAAYFEDPARLAASTLLSNHDAFAGQRPWDQLGGDEARYRLAAATYLLLPGIPFVYYGEEIGMGGAASLSGDWRLRTPMSWTGDARTAGFTTGKPFRALSSNAATHNVEAEQGRAGSLLEFYREVIALRRAVPALDRGGYEGARASGATLSFRRTLGTSHALVLLNYDVVPLTLPVTGLPPGAALAPRLPATAPAVTADAAGAASFDLPALSVRVYTWDG; encoded by the coding sequence ATGACGCCCGCGCGATCGCCACGCCGCACCCCGCTCGCCCTCCTCGCCGCGATCGCCCTGGCCGCGCTCGCCTGCGGCGGCGGCTCCACCCCTCCGCCGCCGGTCGACGTCTCGCCGGTGCCCGCCGCCGATCCCGGCAGCGCGCTCCCCGACGGCTGGGAGCGCGGCCCGTTCGCCGAGATCTACGTCCGCGGCTACCAGGACTCCGACGGCGACGGCGTCGGCGACCTGCGCGGGCTGGCGAGCCGGCTCGACCACCTCGCCGACCTCGGCGTCCGCGGGATCTGGCTCATGCCGGTCACCGCCAGCCAGGACCACGATCACGGCTACGCGGTCGCCGACTACCGCGGCGTCGAGCCCGGCTACGGCACGCTCGAGGACCTCGACGCGCTCGTCGCGGCCGCCCACGCGCGCGGCATCGGCGTGATCCTCGACTACGTGATGAACCACAGCGCGGCCACCAACCCGCTGTTCCTCAACTCCGCGGACGACAAGTCGAACCCTTACCGCGGCTGGTACGTGTGGAGGTCGTCGCAGCCGTCGGGCTGGTCGGTGTACGGCGGCAACCCGTGGCGCCAGTCCGGCACCGGCTGGTACTACGCGCCGTTCGCCACGAACATGCCGGACTTCGACCTCGCGAACCCGGCGGTGGCCGCGTACCACGCCGACAGCCAGCGCTTCTGGCTGAACCGCGGCGTCGACGGGTTCCGGTTCGACGCGGTGGGCATGCTGTACGAGAACGGACCCGGCGCCTGGAACGACCAGCCCGAGAACTACGTCCGGATGGCGGAGGTGCGGGCGCTGCTCGACGGCTACGAGCGGCGCTTCATGGTGTGCGAGGGGCCGGACGACCCGGCCGGCTTCACCGCCGCCTGCGGCAGCGCGTTCGCGTTCGGCCTCCAGTCCGACGTGATGGGCGCGGCGCGCGGGGACGCCGCCGCGGTGGCCCGGGTGGCGGCGTACTTCGAGGACCCGGCCCGCCTCGCCGCGTCCACCCTGCTCTCCAACCACGACGCCTTCGCCGGCCAGCGCCCCTGGGATCAGCTCGGCGGCGACGAGGCGCGCTACCGCCTCGCGGCCGCGACGTACCTGCTGCTCCCCGGGATCCCGTTCGTCTACTACGGCGAGGAGATCGGCATGGGCGGCGCCGCCTCGCTCTCCGGCGACTGGCGGCTGCGCACGCCCATGAGCTGGACCGGCGACGCGCGCACCGCCGGGTTCACCACCGGCAAGCCGTTCCGCGCGCTCTCCTCGAACGCGGCCACGCACAACGTGGAGGCGGAGCAGGGCCGCGCCGGCTCGCTGCTCGAGTTCTACCGCGAGGTCATCGCGCTCCGCCGCGCGGTGCCGGCGCTCGACCGCGGCGGCTACGAGGGCGCGCGCGCGTCCGGCGCGACGCTCTCGTTCCGCCGCACGCTGGGGACCTCGCACGCGCTCGTGCTGCTCAACTACGACGTCGTCCCGCTCACGCTCCCCGTGACCGGCCTCCCGCCCGGCGCCGCGCTCGCGCCGCGCCTGCCCGCCACCGCGCCCGCGGTCACGGCCGACGCGGCCGGCGCGGCCTCGTTCGACCTGCCCGCTCTCTCGGTCCGCGTCTACACCTGGGACGGCTGA
- a CDS encoding phosphatase PAP2 family protein, protein MRRHPLLVPSALAAALALAAVPAPARPAPADLQVNVAADGAVTAAAFAAALGVRLLERDLLPVSCRWCSPGRLDAWAHRTLAWKTASRAATASDLLGVGVPLGATAALAVPDLAAGAPRRAAEDALLVAEAVSIATLGTELVKVGTDRIRPDAWDGSGPVHALDSRLSFWSGHTATAFAAVAAAGTIATLRDAPAAPWIVGGGAAAASAVGYLRLAADRHWATDVLAGAGWGTAVGILVPLLHWHPIAHVRLMPSPGGIAGEF, encoded by the coding sequence GTGAGACGCCACCCCCTGCTCGTCCCTTCCGCGCTCGCCGCGGCGCTCGCGCTCGCCGCCGTCCCGGCCCCGGCGCGGCCCGCGCCGGCCGACCTCCAGGTGAACGTCGCGGCCGACGGCGCGGTGACGGCCGCCGCGTTCGCCGCGGCGCTGGGCGTGCGCCTGCTCGAGCGCGACCTGCTCCCCGTCTCCTGCCGCTGGTGCAGCCCGGGCCGCCTCGACGCGTGGGCGCACCGGACCCTCGCCTGGAAGACCGCCTCGCGCGCCGCGACCGCCTCCGACCTGCTCGGCGTGGGCGTGCCGCTCGGCGCGACCGCTGCGCTGGCGGTCCCCGACCTCGCGGCGGGGGCGCCCCGGCGCGCGGCGGAGGACGCGCTGCTGGTCGCGGAGGCGGTCTCGATCGCGACGCTCGGCACCGAGCTCGTGAAGGTCGGCACCGACCGGATCCGGCCGGACGCCTGGGACGGCAGCGGGCCCGTGCACGCGCTCGACTCGCGCCTCTCCTTCTGGTCGGGCCACACCGCCACCGCGTTCGCGGCGGTGGCCGCGGCGGGCACGATCGCCACCCTGCGCGACGCGCCGGCGGCGCCGTGGATCGTCGGCGGCGGCGCCGCGGCGGCGAGCGCGGTGGGTTACCTGCGGCTGGCGGCCGATCGCCACTGGGCGACCGACGTGCTCGCCGGCGCGGGGTGGGGCACGGCGGTGGGGATCCTGGTGCCGCTGCTCCACTGGCACCCGATCGCCCACGTGCGCCTGATGCCGTCGCCGGGCGGGATCGCGGGCGAGTTCTAG